CCGGCGAGCACCTCGTCACGCTTACCGCCACTTCGCAGGGCGACGCGAACGCCAGTGCCAGCCTTGCGCTGCGCGTCAATGTCTCGCAGCATTACGGCGTCGCGCTCGAGCTGCCGGTCGTGGCGCAGCGGGTATTCCCCGACACGTGGGTTTCCTACCCGGTGCGCGTCACCAACAGCGGCAACGGCAACGACACGTTTGATTTGTTCACCGGCACCGACTGGCAGGCGCAAATCCGCATCGGCGGCGCGCCCGCCGGTCAGGTCAGCCTCGGCCCCGGCGCAACCGCGCAGGCCGAGCTACGGCTGCGCCCGCCCGCTGAAGCGGGCTGGAACGAGTCGCGCGAAATATTCTTCACCGCCACATCGCAGGGCAATTCGAGCCATAGCGCGACGGTTGTGACCAACACCTCGGTCGGTGGGCTGATGGCCGCCTCGCCTGTCGCCGGCGCGTTGCCGGGCGGGGTCGCCTCGTTCCGGCTCGAGCTGGCGAACCTCGGCGACAGCAGCGACGATTTCGAGCTGGCACTGGTCGCGGGCGACCCCGGCTGGGAGCAGACGCTCGAGCCGGCGTCGCTGACGCTGGCGGCCGACGAGCACGGCTTCGCGTGGCTCAACTTCACTATTCCGCGCGAAGCCTCTCCGGGGACGGCGTACAACCTCACCCTGCGCGCCAGTAGCAGCTCGATGCAGGAGCAGGTGGCGCTGCGGCTGGAAGTGCTGGCGCCTTCAGGGCTGGGCCTCTGGCCGCTCGAGGAGGGCAACGACCGCGCTTTCGTCGACCCCGGCGCGACCGCCTTCTTCGATTTGCAGGTGCTGAACCACGAAGATACGGCGCTGGACGTCAGCCTCGCGGCGACGCTGCCGGCCGGCTGGAGCGGTAGCTTCGACAACGCCAGCGGCTGGTCCAAGTCGGTCCCGGCTGGCGGCTCGGCGACGGTCTCGCTCGGAATCACCGCGCCCGACGACGCCGAGGCGGTCGAGACCGCGCACGCCGTGATTGAGGCGACGTCGGGCTCACGGCTGGCGCGGTTCCACGCCAATATTACGGTCAACCAGGATTTCGGCGTCGCGGTCGCGATGCCTCCCGAGGCGAAGTTGCTCGGTAACGTCTCGACGACGCTGCGCTTTACGGTTACCAACAACGGTAACGGCGCCGACTCGCTCGAAATCACGGTGGGCGGCGCGTGGGTTAGCGGCTCGACCGAGGCACTGTCGTTCGCGCCGTTCGAGTCGCGCGAGCTGACCGTCATCGCCAACCCGGGCATGGAGGCGCCCGGGACGCTGGCGCAGCTGACCGTTGATGCGCGTTCGCTGACCGCCGACGAGGCGGGGCTCGACGTCACGGCGAGCAACAGTAGCGCGCTGGTCGCGACCGGCCTCCAGCTGCTGGCCGCTCCCGAAGGGCCAGTCGCGCCGGGCGAGACGGTGCAGTTCCTGCTCGGCGCGGTCGCGCTCTACGACCCCGGCAGCGCGACGACGCGGCTGGTGGTCGAAGCGCAGGGCGACGACGCCGGCTGGGCGACGGTCGCCGGCATCGAGAATTTCGAGGGCCGTGATACCCTCATCGTCAAGGTGGGCGTGCCGGAAATCGTGACGGTTAACGTCACCGTCCCGGCCGACGCCAGTGCCGGCGCGCACGCGATTACGCTGCGCGTCGAGGATAATGAAGAGCCGGCGCATGTCTCGACCGTCGCGCTCGAGTTCGAGGTCTCGCAGTCGCACGGGCTGGAGCTGCTGCTGGTCTCCGGGCCGGCGACCGTCGCCCCCGGCGGCGAGGCGAACTGGCTGGTTGACTTGCGCAACAGCGGCAACGGCAACGACAGCGCCAGCTTCACGCTCGAGGGGCTGCCAGCCGGCTGGAACGCCAGCTTCACGCCCGATAACGCCACGCTCGGCGCCGGCGCGAGCGCGGCCATCGGCCTGCGCGTCTCCGTCGGCAGCGACGCGACCGCCGGTAACCACGGCTTGACGCTGGTCGCTCAGGGGGCGGGCGCGAACACCAGCCTGCCGCTTGAGCTTAACGTCAGCTCGACACGCGGCGTTTCGCTCGTAATGACTGATTCCGCGTCGCAATCCGGCCGCGCGGGGCAGACCGTCTTCTACCGCTACACCGTTACCAACAGCGGCAACGCGGCTGACACCATCGAGCTGGATGCGAGCGGACTGCTCGCGACGCAGGGCAGTGCAGTCCTCGACTGGACCGTCGCGACCCTTGGCGCCGGCGTGGAGAAGCCGGGTTACCTGCGCATCACGGTACCGGATGGCTCCGGCCCCTGGAGCGGCACCATTTCGGCGCGCTCGAGCAGCGACCCGGCGGTGGTCGATACGGTCGCGCTTACGCTCGCCTCCGAGTCGGTCTCCGACGCCTACTTGGAGGAGCTGCGCATCTCGCCCTCGTCGCCAGAGGAGGGCGACCGCGTGACCGCGTCGGTGACTGTGCTGGCGGGCGGCACTGACCTCGAGAGCGTCTACGTCGGCTTCTACCTCGACGGCACCTTCATCGGCGGCGAGCGGGTCAACCAGATTGCCGCCGGCTGGCGCGACAAGGTCGTGACCGTCAGCTTCGACGCGACCGGCGGCAGCCACCGCCTCGAGGCGGTCATCGACCCCGATAATGAAGTGGCCGAGAGCGACGAGTCCAACAACGAGCTCGAGCTTGCCTTCACCGTCGATAGCGGCAGCGGGCGGCTGCCGTTCTACCTGCTCTTTGTCGCGCTGGCCGCAGTCGGCGGCGCAGTCTACTACCGCTACCGCAACCGCGACCGGAAGCCGGCGCTGCCGCAGCGGCCCGGCCCGAAGCTGGCCGACGAGCCATCGGTAAAATTCCCGCTGGTGCTCAACTGCCAGCAGTGCGGCTCACGCGTGCGCGTCCCGCGGCCGGGCGCCTTCCGCTGTCCCGCCTGCAAGCACGTGGCGCGCGTAGAGCCGGACGGCGCCATCGTCGACCACGACGCGCCGCGCGCCGAAGCGCCGGCCGGGCCGCCCCCGGAGGAGCCGCCCGCGCCGGCTGCCGCGCCGCAAGTCGACGCGGCCGCCGAAGCGCCCGCGCCCGAAACGGCGGCGCCCGCAGCGCCACCGAACGAACGCAGCGCGCGCATGGCGGCGTTCTTCGGCGACGCGTCGTCCCCGTCGCCCCCGCCGCGCGCGCCGTCGGCAGCCGACCCCCGGTCACGCGACGAGCGACTGGCGGAGCTGCGCGCAGCTCCGCCCGCAGAGCCGGAGCCCGAGGCGGCTGCCGAGCCGGCGGTGCCCGCCGCGCCGGAACCGGAACCGCCCGTGGAGGCGGAGGCGGCGCCCGCTGCCGAGGAGGCCGAGCCCGAGCCCAAGAAGTCGAAGAAGAAGGGGCCGCGCGATTTCGGCCCCAGCATCGGCGGACTGGGATGAAGGTCGGGCTGGTCGGCAAGCCCAACGCGGGCAAGTCCACCTTCTTCAGCGCGGCGACGGCGGCCGACGCGCAAATCGGCGACTATCCTTTCACGACCATCGACTCCAACGTCGGCGTCGCGCACGTCCGCCGCGAATGCCCCTGTGGCTCGCTCGGCGTCGAATGCGAGCCGCACAACTCGCCCTGCCTGGGTGGCACGCGCTACCTGCCGGTCGAGCTGGTTGACGTCGCCGGGCTTGTGCCGGGCGCGCACGAGGGGCGGGGGATGGGCAACCAGTTCCTCGACGACCTGCGGCAGGCGGACGTGCTCATCCAGATTGTGGACGCCAGCGGCAGCACCGACCTCGAGGGCAACCACGCCGACGGGGCGGACCCCATGCGCGAGGTCGAATTCCTCGCCGGCGAGCTGCACCACTGGCTCGCCGGAATCATCCTGCGCAACTGGAGCCGCTCGGCGCGCGCGGTCGAGTCGGGCCGCGCGCTCGAGGATTTCCTCGCCGAGCGGCTGGCGGGGCTCGGCTTTTCGCGAGAGCAGGTTGTCGCCGCCCTGCGCGAGTGTGACCTGCCGGCGAACGTGCAGGCGTGGGGCGACGCTGACGGCCTTGCCCTCGCGCAGACGCTGCAAACGCTCGGCAAGCCCATCATCGTTGCGGCCAACAAGGCGGACATCGCGCCGGCCGCGAACTTGGCGGCACTGGCGGCGGCGGGCGGCATCCCGGTCGCCGCCGACTACGAGCTGGCGCTGCGCAACGCCGCCAGGGCTGGCCTTCTTGAATACCGGCCGGGCGACATCGAGTTCGCGCTCGCCGACGGCGCCAGCCTCAGCGACGCGCAGCGCGCTGGGCTCGAGCGCATCGCCGCGTTCATTTCAGGAGTCGGCGTCGATGGGGCCGGCACCGGCGTCCAGCGCTGTCTCGAGGCGGCGGTGCTCGAGCGGCTCGACCTGATTGCCGCCTTCCCGGTCGAGGACGAGACGCACTACGCCGACTCGCACGGCAAGGTGCTCCCGGACGGCTACCTGCTGCCGCGCGGCGCGACCGCGCTGGCCTTGGCGTACAAGGTGCACAGCGACATCGGCGACGGCTTCATCCGCGCCATCGACTGCCGCACGAAGCGTATCATCGGCAAGGACCACGTACTGCAGGACGGAGACGTGGTGAAGATAGTCGCGGGTTGAGCGCTATAACCCCGCTCCCCTTCCGGCAGTATGGACCCGGTGCGCGCGCAGCTGGACGCAATCGCGGCACGGCTCGCAGCGCACGGCATCGCTGCGCCGGGGACGGAGTTCGCGCCGCTCGCGCCGGGTGAGGCGCCCGCGCTGGTCGCGGCGGTCGACGGCTCTTCGCGCACGCTGCTCGACGGCGGCGCCTTCGCGGTGGTGGCGCTGCGCGCCGGGCGCGTCGTGGTGCGCGACGGTGCCGTGGCGGAGCGCGAGGCGCCGCTCGAGGTGCGGCTGCTCGAGGCCGGGACATTTGCCGACGAATGGAGCGAGCGCTACCGCAGGGTGACCGGCCGGCTGCCGGCCGAGCAGCCCGCGGACTTGCAGACGGCACTGGAGTGGCTGCGCGAGCTGGCGGAAACCGAGGCGGCGCTCGCCGCGCTCGAGGCGCTCGTGGCGGTGCTGGAAGCGAGCGCCGACGATGCACTGCTGCTGCTCGACGGCGCGCTGACCAGCCCGCACGCGCCGGCGCGTGACGCGCTGCGGCTGGTGCTCGACCGCGCTGACGCGGCGGGCGTGACCGTGGCGGCGGTCGCCAAGCGCTCGGCGCTGGCACGCGACGGGGCGCCGCTGCTGCCGGCGCTGATGCGCGACTCGCCCGACGGCTGCTGGCGCGCGCCGCTGGACTGCGACAGCCTGGGAACGCCGGGCGCGGTGCGGCTCAACCCCGCTTCCGAGTGGGCGTTCCGGCTGGATGTCGCCGGCGGCGACTACGGGGCGGTCGCGGCGTCGCTGGCGGGACTGGCGCGCGACGCCGTCTATCCCGGCTACCCGTGGCCGCTGGCGCAGGCGCACAATCTGGTCATTATCGACGGCGACCTTACCGAGTCGCTGCGGCAGGCGCTGCAGGGCGCGGCGCTCGAGCAGGGGCTGGCGCCGGGGGCATGGGACGTTTTATTCAGCGACTACCATGAGGTGCTCGACCGGAGCGTATGATGGAACTGGGACGAATTGTTGGCCGCAACGTAACCGAGGCAAAATTCCGCTGCCCCTACGGGGAATACCTGGCGCTGGGCGAAATAGTCGTGGTCGAGGACGCCGAGACCGCGGAGCCGTATTACCTGCGGGTCTTCAACGTCACCTACGGCGCCGAGGCGGCGGGTGAGGACTGGTTCGAGCGCACCGCCGGCCACATGCTGGCGATGGATGGCGCCGAGATGGAATACGGCTTCGCCGACAAGGAGCGCCGGCTCTACAAACTGGCGTCCGCGAGCGTGCTGGGGGTGCTGCGCGACGGCAGGTTCCGCCGCGCCAAGGGGCTGGTGGCGCACTTCTCCGGCGTGCGCCGCGCTCGCGACGCCGATTTCGAGTTCCTGCCGTCGGAGACGCTCACCGTCGGGCGGCTGCGCAGCGGCGACGAGCCGCTGCCGCATCGTGTCGGGCTGGCGCCGGATGCGCTGCCCTACCATATCGGCATCTTCGCGACGACCGGCATGGGCAAGTCCAACCTGCTCAAGTGCTTCTGCGCCAGCGCGCTGGAGTCGGGGCAGGCGGGGCTGCTGGTGCTCGACCCGCACGGCGAATACTTCGACGGCGGCGTCCCCGACCGGCGCGGGCTGACGCACCACCCGCGCGCCGACCGGCTGGCGGTCTACTCGTCGCGGCCACTCTCCGGCAACTACAGCCAGCTGCGGCTCTCGGCAAGCGAGGTCGAGGTGCGCGACCTGCTGCACCTGTACGACTTCTCGGGGCCGCAGCGCGAGGCGCTCAACGCGGCACGACAGCGCTACCAGCGCAACTGGCTGGTCGAGCTGAACGAGCGCAACGCCGAGCAGGTCTCCGAGGAATTGCACGGCGAGTTCCACCCCGGGACGATTGGCGTCATCAAGCGGCGGCTGCGCTACCTGTGGCAGTTCGACCTGCTCTCGGGCGACCCCGACGTCACGGCGTCCGAGGCGATAATTGCGCACCTTGACGCCGGGAAGGTGGTGCTCGTCGACACCAGCAACATGTTCGAGACCGAGGAGCTGCTGGTCTCGATGGTGCTGGCGCGCGCGGTCTTCGAGTCGCACAAGGCGAAATACGCGCAGCCGAAGGAGTTCGCCAAGCTGCCGCCGGTGCTGGTGACGCTCGAGGAGTCGCAGCGGCTGCTCTCGGAGACGCGTGGCAACGTCTTCGCGCAGATTGCGCGCGAGGGGCGCAAGTTCCGCGTCGGCCTTTGCGCGGTGAGCCAGCAGCCGAAGCTGCTCCACTCCGAAGTCCTGAGTCAGTTCAACACGCTCTTCGTGATGGGGCTGGCCGACCGGCGCGACCGCGAGTCGCTACAGGTGTCCGCCAAGCAGGACCTGTCGCGGCTCGATATGGAAATTCAGACGCTCGCGGCGGGCGAAGCCATCCTGACGTCACCGCACGTCCCGTTCGCGTTGCCGGTGGCGGTCGACCTTTACGAGGATTATCTCAAGGCACTTCCGCCCCCGGAGGAGCAGCCGCAACGGGCGAGTGATGACGGATTCTTCTGAAATCGCCGAGCGGCTCGCCCGGGTGCGCGCGGCGGTCGCGACCGCCGCGCGCGAGGCAAACCGGGACCCCGCGGAAATAACGCTCATCGGCGTCAGCAAGCGCAAGCCGCTCGCCGCCATCGAGGCGGCGTTCGCCGCTGGCCTGCGCGACATCGGCGAGAACCACGCTGACGAGCTGCTGGAGAAGGCGGCCGCCTTCGCCCCCGACGGGCTGCGCTACCACTTCATTGGCCGGCTCTCGTCGCGTCGCGCGCGTAAGGTCGCTCGCCAGGCGATGCTCATCCACACGCTCGACTCGCTGCGGCTGGCGCGCAAGCTCTCGCTCATCGCGCAGGAAGAGGGGCGTGAAGTTCGCGCGCTGGTGCAGGTGAACCAGGGCGGCGAAGCGACTAAGGGCGGTGTCGCCCCCGACGCGACCGCGGCGCTGGCGCGCGCCGCCGCCGCGCTTTCGGGGCTGCGCGTCGTGGGGCTGATGTCCATACCGCCCTTCGACGACCGGCCGCGCGACTGGTTCCGGCAGCTGAGGCAGCTACGCGACGTGGTCGCCGCGGAAACGGGCATTGCACTACCGGAGCTCTCGATGGGCATGTCGCACGACTTCGCCGCGGCGATTGCCGAGGGGGCGACGCTGGTGCGGGTGGGGACGGCGATTTTTGGTGCGCGCGACTAGATTACGACCCGCGGCTCCTGCTTCACCGTGTTGAGCACCAGCGAGGTGTTCGTCCGTTCAATGTGCGGTTGCGAAAGTGTGGACTTGATGAACGCGTCCATCTCGGCCCGGTCGCGGAACCGCGCCAGCACCAGCGAGTCCCACTCACCCGTCACGTCGTAGACGCCGAAGACGCGCGGATGCTCGGCGACGGACGCCTGCACGGCGATAATCTGCCCCTTGGCGATGCGCATCTGCATCACGGCGGTGAGCGTGAAGCCCGCTTGCTCGGCGTCAATATCGGGCAGGAAGCCGCGCAGGACGCCCGTCTTGTGGAGCCGGCGCAGCCGGTTGCTGACGGTCCCCAGCGCAACGCCAATGGCGGCCGCCAGCTCGCGCTGCGAGGCGCGACCGTCGGCGTTCAGCGCTGCCAGTAGCGCGGAGTCGGTCCTGTCCAGCATGAATTGAACATTTGTTCAGTCTTATTAAGGTTTACTGCTGGTTTGCACAGTTTTTCCGCATTTGTTAAATAGAGTCTGCTGCACTGCGGCCTGTTATTTATGGCGATGGCCGAACCGCGTAATGAGCAACTGGAGGGTGACGCAGCGACCGCTCTGTCGGTCGGCTATCGCCGTTACCATATCGACACCGCGCCGACGCCCGACCTGGCCGACCTGCCGCACCGCTTTCTCGTCGAGGTCAACCGCGTCGAGCTGCTGAAGCTGCTGGTGCAGGAGACGTGGGAATACTGGGGCCACTGGGACGTGGTCGCCGCGCGCCCCTGCGTCTACGGCGTTTTCTCGGGGCCGGTGGGCGGCTTTGCGCCGCGGCCGGAGCATTGCGTCGGCTGCCTGCGCTGCACCATCCAGCACCCCGGGGCGGTCACCATTCGCCACAACCCCGAGTGGCAGGCGTGGGGCGACGCCTATCTGGCGCCGAAGCTGGTCGAAACCATCCTGTCTGAGGCAGCGCTGGGCGCGGTGCCGGTCAAGGGGCAGGGCTATCGCGGGCGGTTCGGCGGCCCAGGCTGGGACCGCATCTGGACAGACATGTCCGAAATCGTGCGGCCGACGCGCGACGGCATCCACGGCCGCGAAGTCATCTCAACCGTCGTCGATATCGGCTCGCGCCCGATGCATCTGGCAACCGACGGCGACGGTGAGCGGCCGCGCTGCCTGCAACTACAGCTTCCCATCCTGTTCGACTCGCCGCCGGAGTCGGCGCAGAGCGTCGAGATGGCGCGACTGCTAGCGCACGCCGCCGAGGAGCTCGAAACGCTGGCGTTCCTGCCGCTGCCGCTGGTGCGTGAGGCGGTCGCCGCTTCGCCGGCGGTCGTCCCGCAGCTGCGCGTCGCGGAGCTCGAGGCGCTGGCGCCGGCACCGCGCATGGTCGAAATCCTGGACGACGCCCCCGCCGCGCTTGCGCTCACCGACGCCATCGTTTGCGAGCGGCTCCCGTTCGAGCCGGGCTGGCGCGAGGCGCTGCTGGCGTCGATTGCCGCCGGCGTGCGCGTCTTCCACCTTGTCGCAGACTACCACGGCCGCGGCGATGGCCGTTTCGTGCGCGACCTGGCGATGGAGGCGCACGCGTTGCTGGTCGAGAAAGGGCTGCGCGACATGGTGACGCTCATCGGCAGCGGTGGTATCGCCGCTGCCGAGCATGTCCCGAAGGCGATTATCTGCGGCTTCGACGCCGTCGCGCTCGACACGCCGTTGCTGGCGGCGCTACAGGCGCAGCCCGATGGCAGCGTTACCGACGCCGCGACGGCGCGCTTCAGGCTTCCCGCGAGCCTGGATGTCGAGTGGGGCGTCCAGCGACTGAAGAATTTGTCGGCAGCGTGGCGCGACCAGCTGCTCGAGATTCTGGGCGCGATGGGGCTGCGCGAGGTGCGGCGGCTGCGCGGGGAGCTCGGCCGCGCGATGTTCCAGCGCGACCTTGAGCGCGAGGCGTTCGGGGGGATTGACGGCTATGAGTAGCGTCCCGAGCCCGCAGCTAGTCGAGAAGGTCACCCACTACCTGCACCAGGGCTTCCACGACCGCTCGCACGCGCTGCTCGAAGCCCCACCTGCTCTGGGCGACCCGCGCTGGACCGACGAGCTGATTATGGCGACCTGGTTCCAGGCCGAGCACGGCCGCCCGCCAGATGACATCGAGTATCGTGTCGGTCGCTCGGGAGGCGGTTTTGACAGGCTCGACTTCAAGTTTCTTCCCGAGGGCGAATGGCTTGCGCACAGCGATGCCATTGGCACCGCCATTCCGCTGAACCGGCGCGACCCGGCGCGACAGGAGCTTGAGATCGCTCTGCCGGTCTACGGCGGTGGGATGTCCTACGGCTCGGTCTCCGAGGAGGTGATGGTCTCCCGAGCTATTGCCGCCCAGGAATTGGGCACGCTCACCTGCACCGGTGAGGGAGGCTATCCCGACGGGCTGAAGCCCTACGCCGACAGCGTCATCACCCAGATTGCGACCGGCCTTTTCGGCGTGCGCGAGGAGACCATCCAGCGCGCGCCGATGGTCGAGTTCAAGTACGCGCAGGGCGCGAAACCCGGCCTTGGGGGGCACCTGCTGGGCGATAAGTCCACCACCACCGTGGCAGACATGCGTGAGTCCGTTCCGTGGGTATCGCTCTTCTCTCCCTTTCCTTTTCATTCGGTCTATTCCGTCGAAGACCATCGCAAGCATATCGACTGGGCCATGACCATGAATCCCGACGCAATAATCTCTGTAAAGGTCTCAACACCGATTGACGTTGACATGGTTGCTGTTGGTTCCTACTACGCCGGTGCGCATGTTTTCCACATAGATGGCAGCTATGGAGGAACTGGCGCAGCTCCAGAAATTGCGAAAAAGAACATTGCGATGCCCATTGAGCTTGCCATACCGAAGGTGCACCGGCACCTTGAGCAGGAAGGCATTCGTGACCAAATTACACTGATTGCTAGCGGTGGAGTGCGTACGGCTTGGGATATCGCCAAAGCCATTGCCCTTGGGGCTGACGGTTGTGTTCTCGGCACGTCAGAACTCATCGCAATGGGATGCACACGTTGTTCCAACTGTGAACGGGGCCGTGGCTGTCCTTTTGGACTTACGACCACTGATCCGGAACTGAAGGAGTGGGTGCACCCCGACTGGGGCGCCATGCGGGTCGGCAATCTCTACATTTCGTTCCAGTGGCAGCTGCGTGACATCCTTCGCAGACTCGGACTGACCACAATCTCTGATTTGCGCGGCCGTCGAGATCTACTGCGCTACATCCCGGAGGAGTTCGAGGCGTGAGCCGCGACGCCTGGATTGGAGCGGTGACGCGTAGCCGGGAAGAGTTACCACATGCGCGTCCACCGGTGGATGGTGCAGCCGAAGGTGGCTGCGGTGTCATTGGCTTCGCTTCGACCGTTCCTGTAGCAGCTCGCCATATGCTACAATCGCTTGAACAGATGCGCAATCGCGGTAACGGAAAAGGTGGTGGCATCGCTGCAGTGGGTCTTGATTCAGAACAGCTGGGTGTTGACAGAGGGACACTGGAGCAGGACTACCTGCTCGCTGTGGCATACCTTGATGCTTCTGTCCGCAAGGAAGTGGAGTTGTTTGTCAAGAATGCCTACGAGATAGACCATGTCCATGAATTCCCTGTCAGCGAAGACTGGGACAGTATCGAGGGACTCGAGGTACGGCCACCAGATGTGGCAGCCTATTTCGTGCGCCCTCGTGCCGGGATGCTGGCTACTTTCGCCGAGGCCGTCGAGTTGCCGCACGGACTTCCGCCAACAGAGCGTGAGTTAGCTGACGAGTACGTATTCCAGACATCTTTCCGGCTCAACACTCATTTCTATGCGGGTGACCGTGGAACACAGGCTTTCGTCCTGAGTCATGGTCGTAACCTCCTAGTCCTGAAGATGGTCGGTTATGGGGACGACGTCATTCGATGCTACCAGCTTGAGAATCTGAGTGCACATGTCTGGATTGGCCACCACCGCTACCCCACAAAGGGCAAGGTGTGGCACCCCGGCGGGGCACACCCCTTCGTTGGGTTGAACGAGGCGCTGGTCCACAATGGCGACTTCGCCAATTACGAGGCGGTCTGCGACTATCTCGCGCAGCGCGGACTGCGACCGCTGTTCCAGACTGACACCGAGGTTTCGGTGCAAGTCTTCGACCTGCACCACCGGCTCTACGGTTACCCGCTCGAGTGGGTCATCGAGTCGCTGGCGCCGACGACCGAGCGCGACTTCACGCTGCTGCCGCCCGACCGGCAGGAGCTCTACGACCAGCTGCAGGCGACCCACATCCACGGTTCGCCCGACGGGCCGTGGTTCTTCATAATCGCGCAGTCCGTGCCGGAAGCGTGGCGACTCATCGGCATCACCGACACCAGCATGTTGCGCCCGCAGGTTTTCGCGCTACAGGAGGGCGAGGCGCAGATTGCCTTTGCCGCATCCGAGAAACAGGTAATCGACGCCGCGCTCGAGTCGCTCTCGGAAGCCGATAACCGCTTCTGGCCGCGCGCCGACCGCTACTGGAACGCGCGCGGCGGGTCGCACACCGACGGCGGCGCGTTCATCTTTTCGGTCGTCCCCGACGGCGACCGCTTCCGATTGCAGTGCACCAACAAGTTCGGCGAGCGCATCACTCTCGGTGATGCGCCGCAGCCGCACACGCTCGCGTCGCACCCAGCGAGCGAGGCTGGCGTCGCCGCCGACGCGCCGGCCGCGGAGGCGTTCGCCGCCTTCCGGCAAGCCGTTCTGCAGTGGGGCTACGGCGAGCTGCGCGGCTTCCTGCACGAAGTCGAAAAACGGCTGCGAGGCGAAGCAATCGCGCTGCTGACGCTTCTGCTCGACCGGCGTTACCCGACCGGCGAGCTGCGCCGCAGCTCGCTGCTGGCGCTCGTCGATGAGTCGCTCGAGCGGCTGCTCGGTGCGGTCGCTGACGCCGAGTGCGACGCATACTGCGCTGGTCGCGGCGCCCCGGACGGCCGCACAGCCGTGCTCGACGCCCGCGGCTTCGACATCGAAGGCCCCAAGTCGCTGGCAATTGCGGTCGCCGACATGATGCGCGGCGGCTGGCGCCGTTTCCTGGTTTACGGCTGCCACGGCCACCGCTTCATCGCCAACGCCTTCGGCCCCGACAGCGGCGACATCTGCATTGACGTCTACGGCTCGTCTGGCGACTACCTTGGCTCGGGGATGGACGGCGCACGCGTCGTGGTGCACGGTAACGGACAGGACCAACTGGGACAGATTCTGAAGTCGGGTGAGCTGGTAGTCCACGGTGATGTCGGCCAGACATTCATGTACGGTGCCAAGGGCGGCCACGTCTTTGTTCAGGGCAACGCCGCCGGCCGTCCGCTGATTAACTCGGTCGGCCGCCCGCGCGTAGTCATCAACGGCACCTGTCTCGACTACCTGGCGGAGTCGTTCATGGCGGGCGACCCGCTCAACGACGGCGGTTTCGTCATCCTGAACGGCCTTGAGTGGGATGACGACGGCGAGCTGCGCGAGCTGCCGACGCCCTACCCGGGCGGCAACCTGTTTTCGCTGGCGTCGGGCGGCGCTATCTACGTCCGTGACCCGCACCAGCGCGTCACCGCCGACCAGCTCAACGGTGGCGACTTTGCGCCGTTCACCAGCGCCGACTGGGCAGTGGTTGAGCCGCTGCTGCGGCAGAACGAGCGCGAGTTCGGCCTGCCGGTCGCGCGGCTGCTCGAGGTCAACGGGCAGCCGCGCCGGCCGGGCGAGGTCTACCGCCGCATTCAGCCCGCCGCAACCAAGGCGCTACAGGCCGAAGAGGTGTGGGTCGCGCACGCCCAGAATGGCTGACGACCAGTATTTAAAATGGGGGCGGCGTTTTTCAGACGTCAGCGCAGCAATCCCGCGACCGCTTCCGCCGTCGCTTCCGCGAGCGAGTCTAGCAGCAGCTCCGCTGCGCCCAGCAGCTCGCGCGGCCGCGTCGTTGCGACCGCCAGGCAGGCGAAGCCGCCCGCGTGCGCCGCCGCGACTCCGTCAGGCGCGTCTTCGACCACGACGCATCGCTCGGGTGGTAGCCCGAGCAGCTCCGCGGCGCGGAGGAAGACGTCGGGCGCCGGCTTGCCGTGCGGGACTTCATCGCCGCACGCCGCGGCCGCGAACGCGTCG
This is a stretch of genomic DNA from Candidatus Poseidoniia archaeon. It encodes these proteins:
- a CDS encoding NEW3 domain-containing protein, which encodes MTRRATVLLLVLLLALPPASGDWTMFGGDATHSGLAAPTERSIDKREPVVSWDRGNGDPGTDCSGVIECETVFSWGSVIGNFSAGVDGEYDRNVLHIAYATAEEDGDDLRGFLEIRDGGFPGRLMWRRDLGIVRDSSNNSLETDFTSYDAAYATPTLGDFNGNGRPDIAIATPHGVVEFFEPKISWNSGSGTYGGSGAVWSNGHWSYDTGLTIIRSNPAVSDLDGGDDLVISGLDPAEGTAAVVALDGDGTRLWRYEFDATEVSSPVVLREGASRKIFVSYHDNSNLKVYGIQGGNAISGWGPKTVGSIVDPADSNLHPLLPSLLLADFTDDSGTEIIVPRPAPEDSGDSSLHVYQLDGTAAADWGSSYTFSDGGDMDATPAIGDVDGDGDLELVAVTWLDPSATTNTEETHVWALESDRTQLWHTTYDTSSGGGGWDDDEHAISSPILAVINTEDSLGSDNWDVFSCTTPECFALDGSDGRSGGGGQPELWHVTLENRENSNRIFNSPAASDVDGDGLLDLIVDGSVWSADLADLAVYRDDITITNSDDDEVDTALEGEELTFFPLTVRNEGNHDALDMTVEVRLDDPASGELLHEEQELDIDANSVLDLTSFDWTAPAPGDYRIWVVCVIDAGSNEEVRYDNNNASRPLTVRPQYGVALAAANATQDADPGASVGFSVTLRNSGVVADNYTITATLPAGWSGSWPANASDVAPNGTVALALTVDVNGSATAGEHLVTLTATSQGDANASASLALRVNVSQHYGVALELPVVAQRVFPDTWVSYPVRVTNSGNGNDTFDLFTGTDWQAQIRIGGAPAGQVSLGPGATAQAELRLRPPAEAGWNESREIFFTATSQGNSSHSATVVTNTSVGGLMAASPVAGALPGGVASFRLELANLGDSSDDFELALVAGDPGWEQTLEPASLTLAADEHGFAWLNFTIPREASPGTAYNLTLRASSSSMQEQVALRLEVLAPSGLGLWPLEEGNDRAFVDPGATAFFDLQVLNHEDTALDVSLAATLPAGWSGSFDNASGWSKSVPAGGSATVSLGITAPDDAEAVETAHAVIEATSGSRLARFHANITVNQDFGVAVAMPPEAKLLGNVSTTLRFTVTNNGNGADSLEITVGGAWVSGSTEALSFAPFESRELTVIANPGMEAPGTLAQLTVDARSLTADEAGLDVTASNSSALVATGLQLLAAPEGPVAPGETVQFLLGAVALYDPGSATTRLVVEAQGDDAGWATVAGIENFEGRDTLIVKVGVPEIVTVNVTVPADASAGAHAITLRVEDNEEPAHVSTVALEFEVSQSHGLELLLVSGPATVAPGGEANWLVDLRNSGNGNDSASFTLEGLPAGWNASFTPDNATLGAGASAAIGLRVSVGSDATAGNHGLTLVAQGAGANTSLPLELNVSSTRGVSLVMTDSASQSGRAGQTVFYRYTVTNSGNAADTIELDASGLLATQGSAVLDWTVATLGAGVEKPGYLRITVPDGSGPWSGTISARSSSDPAVVDTVALTLASESVSDAYLEELRISPSSPEEGDRVTASVTVLAGGTDLESVYVGFYLDGTFIGGERVNQIAAGWRDKVVTVSFDATGGSHRLEAVIDPDNEVAESDESNNELELAFTVDSGSGRLPFYLLFVALAAVGGAVYYRYRNRDRKPALPQRPGPKLADEPSVKFPLVLNCQQCGSRVRVPRPGAFRCPACKHVARVEPDGAIVDHDAPRAEAPAGPPPEEPPAPAAAPQVDAAAEAPAPETAAPAAPPNERSARMAAFFGDASSPSPPPRAPSAADPRSRDERLAELRAAPPAEPEPEAAAEPAVPAAPEPEPPVEAEAAPAAEEAEPEPKKSKKKGPRDFGPSIGGLG
- a CDS encoding redox-regulated ATPase YchF, translated to MKVGLVGKPNAGKSTFFSAATAADAQIGDYPFTTIDSNVGVAHVRRECPCGSLGVECEPHNSPCLGGTRYLPVELVDVAGLVPGAHEGRGMGNQFLDDLRQADVLIQIVDASGSTDLEGNHADGADPMREVEFLAGELHHWLAGIILRNWSRSARAVESGRALEDFLAERLAGLGFSREQVVAALRECDLPANVQAWGDADGLALAQTLQTLGKPIIVAANKADIAPAANLAALAAAGGIPVAADYELALRNAARAGLLEYRPGDIEFALADGASLSDAQRAGLERIAAFISGVGVDGAGTGVQRCLEAAVLERLDLIAAFPVEDETHYADSHGKVLPDGYLLPRGATALALAYKVHSDIGDGFIRAIDCRTKRIIGKDHVLQDGDVVKIVAG